The proteins below are encoded in one region of Neoasaia chiangmaiensis:
- the cobS gene encoding cobaltochelatase subunit CobS: protein MSDFATVDAPETVVTNEHQSVPTSVLGAPDLTVSARDVFAIDCDMQVPAFSVRTEHVPDVDPTYQFDRDTTRAILAGFAYNRRVMVQGFHGTGKSSHIEQIAARLNWPCIRINLDSHISRIDLIGKDAIVLRDGKQVTEFKEGLLPWCLQHPCALVFDEYDAGRPDVMFVIQRVLEAEGHLTLLDQNRVIRPNPAFRLFATANTVGLGDTTGLYHGTQQINQGQMDRWNIVASLNYLPVDQEVAIVRAKLGGDAHDKTLQRRLESMVALANLTRAGFMSGDLSTLMSPRAVIAWAENERIFGDLALAFRLTFLNKCDEAERAIVAEYYQRCFDKNPLTA, encoded by the coding sequence ATGAGCGATTTCGCAACTGTTGACGCCCCTGAAACCGTCGTGACAAACGAGCACCAGAGCGTTCCCACAAGCGTGCTTGGGGCGCCGGATCTCACGGTTTCCGCTCGGGACGTCTTTGCGATCGATTGCGATATGCAGGTTCCGGCGTTCAGCGTCCGCACGGAGCATGTGCCGGATGTCGATCCGACCTATCAGTTCGATCGGGACACGACGCGGGCGATTCTGGCGGGTTTTGCGTATAACAGGCGCGTCATGGTGCAGGGGTTCCATGGCACGGGTAAGTCCTCCCATATCGAGCAGATCGCCGCGCGACTGAACTGGCCGTGTATTCGCATCAACCTCGACAGTCATATTTCGCGCATCGATCTTATCGGCAAGGACGCCATCGTCCTGCGCGACGGCAAACAGGTGACGGAGTTCAAGGAAGGTCTGCTTCCCTGGTGCCTCCAGCATCCCTGTGCGCTCGTCTTTGACGAATATGATGCGGGCCGGCCGGATGTCATGTTCGTCATCCAGCGCGTTCTTGAAGCCGAAGGTCATCTCACGCTTCTCGATCAGAACCGAGTCATTCGGCCCAATCCGGCGTTCCGCCTGTTCGCCACGGCCAATACGGTCGGGCTCGGCGATACGACGGGGCTTTATCACGGCACACAGCAGATCAATCAGGGGCAGATGGATCGCTGGAATATCGTGGCGTCTCTCAATTACCTGCCGGTGGATCAGGAGGTCGCCATCGTACGCGCGAAACTGGGCGGCGACGCGCATGATAAAACCCTTCAGCGGCGCCTCGAGAGCATGGTCGCGCTGGCCAATCTGACACGTGCCGGTTTCATGAGTGGCGATCTGTCGACGTTAATGTCGCCACGGGCGGTCATCGCCTGGGCGGAAAATGAGCGTATATTCGGGGATCTGGCGTTGGCATTCCGTCTGACGTTCCTCAATAAGTGTGATGAAGCCGAGCGCGCGATTGTTGCGGAGTACTATCAGCGCTGCTTCGACAAAAATCCGCTGACGGCCTGA
- a CDS encoding J domain-containing protein: MQRKSTRHRAFDPDPAAPDACCQMPGCTARAGYRAPKSRDTLNDYFWFCLEHVRQYNANWDYYKGMTPGQIEAHLRADTSWQRPSWRLGARGGQTFDEEEVLDPLDILGAGRQRRAQAAKRRQEQAAASDVPLPLRQPLSTLGLAWPVSLDILKARYKDLARQHHPDANGGDRAAEERFKAVNAAYSVVREHIHRVETTSVAQARAG; the protein is encoded by the coding sequence ATGCAGCGTAAATCCACTCGACATCGCGCGTTCGATCCGGATCCGGCGGCGCCGGATGCCTGTTGCCAGATGCCCGGTTGCACGGCGCGTGCCGGATACCGTGCGCCCAAAAGCCGCGATACGCTTAACGACTATTTCTGGTTCTGTCTTGAGCATGTCAGGCAATACAACGCCAATTGGGACTATTATAAAGGCATGACGCCAGGGCAGATCGAGGCGCATCTCCGTGCCGATACGTCCTGGCAGCGCCCGTCATGGCGTCTTGGCGCGCGCGGCGGCCAGACCTTCGATGAAGAGGAGGTGCTGGACCCGCTGGACATTCTTGGCGCCGGCCGTCAGCGGCGCGCGCAGGCAGCAAAAAGGCGGCAGGAGCAGGCTGCTGCTTCCGATGTGCCTTTGCCGCTCCGCCAGCCTCTGTCCACGCTGGGTCTCGCATGGCCTGTGTCGCTCGACATCCTCAAGGCTCGCTACAAGGATCTGGCGCGGCAGCACCATCCCGATGCCAACGGCGGCGACCGCGCGGCCGAGGAACGTTTCAAGGCCGTCAACGCCGCCTACTCGGTCGTTCGCGAGCATATCCATCGGGTCGAGACGACCAGCGTCGCACAGGCACGTGCCGGTTAA
- a CDS encoding BolA family protein, producing MAENERARRIEAILKEALAPEVVEIHDDSARHAHHAGTRELGGGGETHFNIMVISRRFNGMSRIARHRLVHDLLAQEFSSGLHALSLVLNDKV from the coding sequence ATGGCCGAAAATGAACGGGCCCGCCGGATAGAAGCGATACTGAAGGAGGCTTTGGCCCCGGAAGTCGTGGAAATTCATGATGATAGCGCCAGGCATGCCCATCATGCCGGAACGCGTGAACTTGGCGGCGGTGGAGAGACGCATTTCAATATCATGGTGATCAGCCGCCGTTTCAACGGAATGAGCCGCATTGCGCGCCATAGACTGGTCCACGATCTGCTGGCTCAGGAATTCTCCTCAGGCCTGCACGCGCTGTCTCTCGTGCTGAACGACAAGGTCTGA
- a CDS encoding LolA family protein, which yields MKQFGRLAALLGTMLALAGCAHEGLSTLSSEDRVQAHRVEQTLGDLKGLTGRFQQTGPDDAVSSGTFDYAPGRLQLDYAFPHVSHLVAANGHIVLTDDTTGAVTHLSLARNPLGLLLRTPISFDNGIVVTSVRRGNNALQLSAAQANNPSQGELTLQFSDIGDHLNLIGFDAIDARQHHVVLHLFDTTSR from the coding sequence ATGAAGCAGTTCGGTCGGCTTGCTGCCTTACTCGGAACGATGCTTGCCCTGGCGGGATGCGCTCATGAAGGCCTGAGCACATTATCGAGCGAAGATCGCGTTCAGGCGCATCGCGTCGAACAAACCCTCGGCGATCTCAAGGGACTTACCGGCCGCTTCCAGCAGACGGGTCCGGATGACGCCGTGAGCAGCGGCACGTTCGACTATGCCCCCGGCCGTTTGCAACTGGACTACGCATTCCCGCATGTCTCGCATCTTGTCGCCGCAAACGGCCACATCGTGTTGACGGACGATACGACCGGCGCTGTCACACATCTCTCATTGGCGCGCAACCCGCTTGGGCTACTGCTGCGCACGCCGATCAGTTTCGACAACGGCATTGTGGTGACGTCCGTTCGGCGGGGCAACAACGCCCTCCAGCTTTCCGCCGCACAGGCCAACAATCCATCCCAGGGCGAGTTGACGCTTCAGTTCTCGGATATCGGCGATCATCTGAATCTGATTGGTTTCGACGCGATCGATGCACGACAGCATCATGTCGTGCTGCATCTCTTCGATACGACCAGTCGCTGA
- the lipB gene encoding lipoyl(octanoyl) transferase LipB, with amino-acid sequence MTKIILRRSYGHVPYPRALSFMAAQAEAIRQSHAPEMLWFLEHPPLFTAGTSARSEDLTNPHGFDTFEAGRGGQWTYHGPGQRIVYVMLDLTRPHGDVPARDLRAFVQALERWIIRALALLGVHAETREGRIGVWVQDPVTGCEAKIAALGIRVSRWVSWHGVSINLDPVLTDFDGIVPCGIRDYGVTSLARFKPDISMPDLDHALLEAWQDVFASVPQEEGGG; translated from the coding sequence ATGACGAAAATTATTCTAAGGCGCAGTTATGGACACGTGCCCTACCCCAGGGCCCTTTCCTTCATGGCCGCACAGGCAGAGGCCATCCGCCAGTCACATGCGCCGGAAATGCTCTGGTTTCTGGAGCACCCGCCACTCTTCACAGCCGGCACGTCCGCTCGATCGGAGGACCTGACCAATCCGCATGGCTTCGATACTTTTGAAGCCGGTCGTGGCGGGCAATGGACCTATCACGGCCCGGGACAGCGCATTGTCTACGTCATGCTGGACCTGACCAGACCGCATGGCGATGTGCCCGCGCGCGATCTGCGCGCGTTCGTGCAGGCGCTTGAGCGTTGGATCATTCGAGCCCTGGCGCTCCTGGGTGTACATGCCGAGACTCGCGAAGGGCGCATCGGCGTCTGGGTGCAGGACCCCGTGACGGGATGCGAAGCGAAGATCGCGGCACTCGGCATTCGCGTCAGCCGATGGGTCTCGTGGCATGGGGTTTCGATCAATCTCGATCCTGTCCTGACGGATTTCGACGGGATCGTCCCATGCGGTATTCGCGACTATGGCGTGACAAGCCTTGCCCGTTTCAAACCGGATATATCCATGCCCGATCTGGATCATGCCTTGCTTGAGGCGTGGCAGGATGTTTTCGCCAGCGTGCCGCAGGAGGAAGGCGGGGGATAA
- the galU gene encoding UTP--glucose-1-phosphate uridylyltransferase GalU — protein sequence MIKPLKKAVLPVAGLGTRFLPATKAMPKEMLPVVDRPLIQYAIDEAREAGIEEFCLITGRGKDSLIDYFDIAFELETTLRERGKTAALEALSPSGIQAGSLVAVRQQEPLGLGHAIWCARSFIGNDPFAILLPDDIVKSKRGCVAQLVDAYNQTGGNVVAVTEVPQEHTNRYGILDIGADDGRLVEVKGLVEKPDPKDAPSNLSIIGRYVLTPDVMTHLSKLERGAGGEVQLTDAMAKMIGHVPFHGLRYEGQRYDCGDKAGFLEAQIAFSIDRPDLGASVKEFLKKYV from the coding sequence GTGATAAAGCCATTGAAGAAAGCCGTGCTGCCCGTTGCCGGGCTTGGCACCCGTTTCCTTCCGGCCACAAAAGCCATGCCGAAAGAGATGCTCCCGGTCGTGGATCGTCCACTGATCCAGTATGCCATTGATGAGGCAAGGGAAGCCGGCATCGAGGAATTCTGCCTTATCACCGGCCGCGGCAAGGATAGTCTGATCGACTATTTCGATATCGCGTTCGAACTCGAAACGACCCTGCGCGAACGCGGCAAGACGGCAGCTCTGGAAGCCCTGTCGCCAAGTGGCATTCAGGCAGGCTCCCTCGTTGCCGTTCGTCAGCAGGAGCCTTTGGGCCTGGGACATGCGATCTGGTGTGCACGTTCCTTCATCGGCAATGATCCGTTCGCCATCCTGCTGCCGGACGATATCGTCAAGAGCAAGCGCGGATGCGTTGCCCAACTTGTCGATGCCTATAATCAGACGGGCGGTAACGTCGTTGCCGTGACTGAAGTGCCGCAGGAGCATACGAACCGTTATGGCATCCTCGATATCGGGGCCGATGACGGCAGGCTGGTCGAGGTCAAGGGGCTGGTCGAGAAGCCCGATCCGAAGGACGCACCGTCCAACCTGTCAATCATCGGACGCTATGTTCTGACGCCTGACGTCATGACCCATCTCTCGAAACTGGAGCGTGGCGCTGGTGGCGAAGTCCAGCTGACAGACGCGATGGCGAAGATGATCGGCCATGTGCCGTTTCATGGTCTGCGCTACGAAGGACAGCGCTACGATTGCGGCGACAAGGCTGGTTTCCTGGAAGCGCAGATCGCTTTCTCGATCGATCGCCCTGACCTGGGGGCATCCGTGAAGGAGTTCCTGAAGAAATACGTGTAA
- a CDS encoding DUF3553 domain-containing protein, with protein sequence MADSRFQSFLEPGQFVTHPFHPEWGCGQVQSAIGSRVTVSFENAGKVLIDASQIALQIVPK encoded by the coding sequence ATGGCAGATTCTCGCTTTCAATCCTTTCTTGAGCCGGGACAATTCGTGACCCATCCGTTTCATCCGGAATGGGGCTGCGGACAGGTGCAATCCGCCATCGGCTCTCGCGTGACGGTTTCATTTGAGAATGCCGGCAAGGTTCTGATCGACGCTTCCCAAATCGCGTTACAGATCGTCCCGAAGTAG
- a CDS encoding ComF family protein, translating to MRSTVEAITNFFAPPHCACCGAETTSSGFVCSACFTHLRPIQSPSCNRCAVPLPAMAFAGPLSSCVDCRNNPPPWRHAQAAYVYDDWSRRLILPLKYADRTENALFIAQVMQRAGAEMLRDADWIIPVPLHRWRLLKRRYNQAALIAKKISEKPGTPSYMPDVIERTIPTKALARLTARQRAAVVHDAFIVSRRYRSIIQGKKIVICDDVLTTGSTVGACTRLLHACGAERVDVLVAARTAQALPANKNDGKAL from the coding sequence ATGCGGTCGACGGTTGAAGCGATCACCAATTTTTTTGCGCCGCCACATTGTGCCTGCTGCGGCGCGGAAACCACCTCATCGGGTTTCGTCTGTAGTGCCTGCTTTACTCATCTTCGCCCCATCCAGTCGCCAAGCTGTAATCGATGTGCGGTTCCACTGCCTGCAATGGCCTTCGCGGGACCGCTATCCAGCTGCGTCGATTGTCGTAATAATCCACCACCATGGCGCCACGCGCAGGCCGCCTATGTATACGATGACTGGTCTCGTCGATTGATCCTTCCGCTGAAATACGCGGATCGAACGGAGAATGCCCTTTTCATTGCGCAGGTCATGCAACGCGCCGGAGCGGAAATGCTTCGCGATGCAGATTGGATCATACCTGTTCCGCTTCATCGCTGGCGCCTGCTCAAACGACGATACAATCAGGCTGCACTGATTGCGAAAAAGATTTCCGAAAAGCCGGGTACCCCATCCTACATGCCTGACGTCATTGAGCGAACCATCCCAACGAAAGCCCTGGCCAGGCTGACAGCACGACAGCGAGCCGCCGTCGTTCACGATGCCTTCATCGTCAGCAGACGATATCGGTCTATCATCCAAGGTAAGAAAATCGTAATCTGCGACGATGTATTGACGACTGGTTCCACGGTTGGGGCCTGCACACGGCTCCTTCATGCTTGCGGGGCCGAACGTGTCGACGTGCTGGTTGCGGCGCGCACGGCTCAGGCCCTTCCAGCGAATAAGAATGACGGAAAGGCGCTATGA
- the grxC gene encoding glutaredoxin 3 has protein sequence MSDIEIFTQPYCPYCVRAVELLKSKKLSFSEINAPHGTAERTEAIRRSGGRTTAPQIFINGRSIGGCSELLAMERAGNLDALLTSA, from the coding sequence ATGAGCGACATTGAAATCTTCACACAGCCATATTGTCCTTACTGTGTTCGCGCTGTCGAACTTCTGAAAAGCAAGAAACTTTCGTTTTCGGAAATCAATGCGCCTCATGGAACCGCTGAAAGAACGGAAGCCATCAGGCGTTCCGGCGGTCGGACCACCGCTCCGCAGATATTTATCAACGGCCGTTCTATTGGCGGCTGTAGTGAACTGCTTGCCATGGAACGCGCCGGCAATCTGGATGCCCTTCTGACGAGCGCATGA
- a CDS encoding DUF1178 family protein — protein sequence MIRFKLLCAHGHEFEGWFRNAETFDVQQQARQISCPDCGDDEVRKALMAPAVASGRREPAGDVIPDRVRAVLQRVRREVEAQYDDVGEGFAEAALNRQQMAEDGKTLPSRGIYGTMTPEDRIRLDDEGVEYAAVPWVERADG from the coding sequence ATGATCCGGTTCAAGCTGCTCTGCGCACACGGACATGAATTCGAAGGCTGGTTTCGGAATGCCGAGACATTCGATGTCCAGCAGCAGGCAAGACAAATATCGTGCCCTGATTGCGGGGATGACGAGGTCCGCAAGGCATTGATGGCTCCCGCGGTTGCAAGCGGTCGCCGCGAACCCGCGGGCGATGTCATACCCGATCGTGTTCGGGCAGTGCTCCAACGCGTTCGGAGGGAAGTTGAAGCACAATACGACGATGTCGGCGAAGGATTCGCCGAGGCGGCATTAAACCGCCAACAGATGGCGGAGGACGGGAAAACATTGCCCAGTCGCGGCATATACGGCACGATGACGCCTGAGGATCGTATCCGGCTCGACGACGAAGGGGTCGAATACGCTGCCGTGCCATGGGTGGAGCGAGCGGATGGATAA
- a CDS encoding DUF2147 domain-containing protein, whose protein sequence is MDKAIWRSLRKIRQLAFLVSSCVALCIAAPAFSQTASSPPLAEDGLWLSQEHDGVFRIGHCGDTLCGRLIGMKYEGDPPKDVWGHPQCGLLMLTGFKPGEDQRWTGHILDPESGHVYDAKIWSPIPDVLKLRGFVLGISLFGETQTWTRYRGAIGADCKLP, encoded by the coding sequence ATGGATAAGGCAATATGGCGGAGCTTGCGGAAAATCCGGCAACTGGCTTTTCTAGTGTCCTCCTGCGTAGCACTGTGTATTGCCGCTCCCGCATTCTCTCAAACGGCCTCGTCACCCCCTCTGGCTGAAGACGGCCTGTGGCTGTCTCAGGAACATGATGGTGTGTTTCGTATCGGACATTGCGGCGACACGCTTTGCGGGCGTCTGATCGGCATGAAATACGAAGGCGATCCACCGAAAGACGTATGGGGTCATCCCCAATGCGGCCTTCTGATGCTGACCGGGTTCAAGCCGGGCGAGGATCAGCGCTGGACCGGTCACATCCTGGATCCGGAAAGCGGCCATGTCTATGATGCCAAGATCTGGTCACCCATCCCCGACGTTCTAAAGCTTCGCGGGTTCGTTCTCGGGATTTCCCTGTTCGGCGAAACCCAGACCTGGACACGCTATCGAGGCGCGATCGGGGCCGATTGCAAACTTCCATGA
- a CDS encoding lactonase family protein has product MNRKLSRRHFTLGALSLTGMGHAYAQSSASSAPQSAKPTSRTICFVGGYTKHGPPGGAGNGEGIAVFEMSRENGSLTPITTFTDIASPSFITLSKDHRFLYALSEISDFNKDGDGSVTAFAVDRSTGSLKKLNVVSSGGAVPAHLSIHHSGRYVLVANYMGGCVAVLPIRSDGSLGEATDVIHNTGPRQPERASDNPEGNFAVSDHSGSHPHMIHSDPSGRFVLADDAGLDRVYVWTLDLTTGTLKPAKKPYYDMLPGSAPRHFEFDRTGKILYNLCEQDSKVIVSTFNPSVGSITNLQSVSTVTSHFRGSTLAAEILISASGKFVYASNRLGDSLAVFKIADDGTLTLEDEVWMHADYGRAMMFDPSGEYLFCANQRSDAVTSFKVDKANGRLSFTENFTAVGSPTTFAFMNTEV; this is encoded by the coding sequence ATGAACAGGAAACTATCTCGCCGGCATTTTACACTAGGCGCGTTAAGCCTGACAGGCATGGGACATGCCTACGCCCAGTCCTCCGCCTCCTCAGCGCCGCAGTCGGCGAAGCCAACCTCTCGCACAATATGCTTCGTGGGCGGCTACACGAAACATGGTCCACCCGGTGGTGCCGGCAATGGCGAGGGGATCGCGGTGTTCGAGATGTCGCGCGAGAACGGTTCGCTCACGCCGATCACAACCTTCACCGATATCGCCAGCCCGTCTTTCATTACGCTGTCGAAAGACCATCGGTTTCTCTACGCCCTGAGCGAAATCAGCGATTTCAACAAGGATGGTGACGGCTCCGTTACCGCCTTCGCAGTCGATCGCTCGACAGGCTCGTTGAAGAAGCTCAACGTCGTCAGTTCCGGCGGCGCAGTTCCGGCGCATCTCAGCATCCATCATTCCGGCCGATATGTGCTTGTCGCCAATTACATGGGTGGATGCGTGGCGGTTCTGCCAATCCGTTCCGATGGATCGCTGGGCGAGGCGACGGACGTCATACACAACACCGGCCCTCGGCAACCCGAGCGCGCGTCGGACAACCCGGAGGGCAATTTCGCCGTCTCCGATCATTCCGGTTCGCATCCGCACATGATCCATAGCGATCCAAGCGGACGCTTCGTCCTTGCTGACGATGCCGGACTCGACCGCGTCTATGTCTGGACGCTGGACCTCACCACTGGCACACTCAAGCCCGCGAAAAAACCTTACTACGATATGCTGCCGGGTTCTGCTCCCCGGCACTTCGAATTCGATCGCACGGGTAAAATCCTTTACAATCTGTGCGAACAGGACTCGAAGGTTATTGTGTCGACGTTCAATCCCAGCGTCGGCTCGATCACCAATCTGCAAAGCGTCAGCACGGTCACCTCGCATTTCCGGGGCAGCACGCTGGCTGCCGAAATCCTTATCTCGGCCAGCGGAAAATTCGTCTATGCGTCGAACCGCCTCGGCGATTCGCTGGCCGTCTTCAAAATCGCTGATGACGGCACGCTGACGCTGGAAGACGAGGTCTGGATGCATGCCGATTATGGCCGCGCGATGATGTTCGACCCCTCCGGCGAATATCTGTTCTGTGCCAATCAGCGCAGCGATGCCGTGACATCCTTCAAAGTCGATAAAGCCAATGGCAGACTGTCGTTCACGGAGAACTTCACGGCTGTCGGCAGCCCGACGACGTTCGCTTTCATGAACACAGAAGTCTGA
- the ubiG gene encoding bifunctional 2-polyprenyl-6-hydroxyphenol methylase/3-demethylubiquinol 3-O-methyltransferase UbiG — MSQATTSSVSAREIEQFSRLAENWWDPKGPMRPLHEMNPLRTEWVDTRIAPLHAARGGTLKLLDIGCGAGLASEAFARMGHDVLGIDASGEAIAAAQVHRAAHPLAPGAGHLDYRQGSAEDLLERSERFDVVTALEVIEHVTDPQQFLHLLADLVKPGGMVAVSTLNKTFRSFAFAKLGAEYIARLLPVGTHDWKKFVSPADLSRMGRHAGLRMTDIAGMGFAPGKWRATRDTSINYIAIFTRD; from the coding sequence ATGTCACAAGCCACCACGAGTTCGGTCTCCGCTCGCGAGATTGAACAGTTCAGCCGGCTGGCCGAGAACTGGTGGGATCCAAAGGGGCCTATGCGGCCCCTGCACGAAATGAATCCACTGCGAACGGAATGGGTCGATACGCGGATCGCTCCGCTTCATGCCGCCCGCGGCGGGACATTGAAGCTGCTTGATATCGGCTGCGGCGCTGGCCTGGCGAGTGAGGCATTTGCACGCATGGGACATGATGTTTTGGGTATCGATGCATCGGGCGAGGCGATTGCGGCGGCGCAGGTACATCGTGCAGCACATCCCCTGGCGCCTGGCGCTGGCCATCTGGATTACCGACAGGGTAGCGCCGAGGATCTGCTGGAACGGTCGGAACGCTTCGATGTCGTGACGGCGCTGGAGGTAATCGAACATGTTACCGATCCGCAGCAATTCCTCCATCTTCTGGCCGACCTCGTCAAACCCGGCGGCATGGTTGCCGTATCGACCCTCAACAAGACGTTTCGCTCGTTTGCCTTTGCCAAGTTGGGTGCGGAATATATCGCGCGATTGCTTCCGGTCGGCACGCACGATTGGAAGAAATTCGTCTCACCCGCAGATCTGTCGCGCATGGGACGTCACGCCGGCCTGCGCATGACGGACATCGCAGGAATGGGTTTCGCGCCTGGAAAATGGCGTGCGACGCGCGACACCAGCATTAACTACATTGCTATTTTTACGCGGGATTGA
- a CDS encoding aspartate kinase, with the protein MSMPPVRIVMKFGGTSVADLDRIRIVAERVKHERDKGHQVAVVVSAMAGVTNRMVGYCHSLDASCDPREYDAVVASGEQVTSGLTAIALQAIGIPARSWQGWQIPFRTDGAHGKARIDTVDGAALLACMADGIVPVIAGFQGLGPDERIATLGRGGSDTSAVAVAAAIRAERCDIYTDVDGIYTTDPRIVKKARKLDRITFEEMLELASVGAKVLQTRSVGLAMREKVRVRVLSSFAPETDEAGSLVVDEEEIMEKELVTGIAYSHDEAKISVRRIPDRPGIAAAIFTPLAKARINVDMIVQSTGADGMTNLTFTVGKADQAGALDVLEGCRDDISYGEIQTAHDVVKISVVGIGMRSHAGMASTMFQTLADRGINMQVISTSEIKISVLIDAEYTELAMRALHTAYGLDAN; encoded by the coding sequence ATGTCTATGCCCCCCGTCCGGATCGTCATGAAATTTGGGGGCACATCCGTTGCCGATCTGGATCGGATCCGGATTGTGGCCGAGCGCGTGAAGCATGAGCGCGACAAGGGGCATCAGGTGGCCGTCGTTGTTTCCGCCATGGCAGGGGTCACCAACCGGATGGTCGGCTATTGCCACAGTCTCGATGCATCGTGCGATCCGCGCGAATACGATGCGGTGGTCGCCAGTGGCGAGCAGGTCACCAGTGGGCTGACAGCGATCGCCCTTCAGGCGATCGGTATTCCGGCGCGTTCATGGCAGGGATGGCAGATTCCCTTTCGGACGGACGGCGCACACGGCAAGGCCCGGATCGATACGGTGGACGGTGCGGCGCTTCTTGCCTGCATGGCGGATGGCATCGTGCCGGTCATCGCCGGCTTTCAGGGTCTGGGACCGGACGAGCGAATCGCCACGCTGGGACGTGGCGGGTCGGACACCTCCGCCGTTGCGGTGGCTGCGGCCATCCGGGCGGAACGCTGCGATATCTATACCGATGTGGACGGAATCTATACGACCGATCCGAGGATCGTGAAAAAGGCGCGCAAGCTCGACCGCATCACGTTCGAGGAAATGCTCGAACTGGCGTCCGTCGGAGCGAAGGTGCTCCAGACACGCAGTGTCGGTCTGGCCATGCGTGAAAAAGTAAGGGTGCGTGTGCTTTCGAGCTTCGCGCCGGAAACGGACGAAGCCGGCTCGCTGGTCGTTGACGAGGAAGAGATCATGGAAAAGGAACTGGTGACCGGCATCGCATATTCGCACGACGAAGCGAAGATATCGGTTCGCCGCATTCCGGACCGTCCTGGCATTGCCGCGGCCATCTTCACGCCGCTGGCCAAGGCACGCATCAACGTCGACATGATCGTGCAGAGCACCGGCGCGGATGGTATGACCAACCTGACGTTCACGGTCGGGAAGGCCGATCAGGCGGGCGCGCTGGACGTTCTCGAAGGATGTCGTGACGATATTTCCTATGGGGAAATCCAGACGGCGCACGATGTGGTCAAGATCAGCGTCGTCGGTATCGGAATGCGCTCGCATGCGGGAATGGCCAGCACCATGTTCCAGACATTGGCCGATCGCGGCATTAACATGCAGGTGATTTCCACCAGCGAGATCAAGATTTCCGTGCTGATCGACGCCGAATACACGGAACTGGCAATGCGTGCGTTGCATACGGCATATGGACTGGATGCGAACTGA